The Catenuloplanes niger genome includes a window with the following:
- a CDS encoding VOC family protein, with the protein MATPWTLCFDATDPHRLAAFWAAALGYLPEPGYDDPDGASIVDPEGRGPAISFLRVPEGKVAKNRVHVDVRPAGPATDEATIRRRADELVALGATRVAEQRYAGVFGHLVMRDPEGNEFCIA; encoded by the coding sequence ATGGCAACGCCCTGGACACTCTGTTTCGACGCCACCGACCCGCACCGGCTCGCCGCGTTCTGGGCGGCGGCGCTCGGCTACCTGCCGGAGCCCGGCTACGACGACCCGGACGGCGCCTCGATCGTGGATCCCGAGGGCCGCGGCCCGGCGATCTCGTTCCTGCGGGTGCCGGAGGGCAAGGTGGCCAAGAACCGGGTGCACGTCGACGTCCGTCCGGCCGGCCCGGCGACGGACGAGGCCACGATCCGGCGCCGGGCGGACGAGCTGGTCGCGCTCGGCGCCACCCGGGTCGCGGAGCAACGCTACGCCGGCGTTTTCGGCCACCTCGTGATGCGCGACCCGGAGGGCAACGAGTTCTGCATCGCCTGA
- a CDS encoding chitinase yields the protein MRRSRLAALITTSALVLAGAAVMWTAGPAAAAANTATFTKTSDWGSGWEGRVTVTNGGTSALTSWTVAFDLPAGTSVSSAWEADVSASGTRWTFRNKSYNGTVAGGASLTFGLIGAGPGSPSNCTLNGAACGGGAVTPPPTTTSPTPRPTTPAPTTPPPTTPPPTTPPPNNGALPKHFLTGYWHNFVNPAVELRLRDTPAQYDLVAVSFAEATSTPGAVTFGVDPELSTALGGYSDADFRADVRTLQARGSKVILSVGGEAGRVAVSDAASAAAFSNTMFSIIQSYGFDGVDIDLENGLNPTYMAQALRSLHAKKSNLIITMAPQTIDMQSTGGSYFALALAIKDILTVVHTQFYNSGAMLGCDQNAAYAQGTVNFIVALACIQLENGLRPDQVALGLPAGPGAAGGGVVSPGVVNAALDCLARGTNCGSFKPPRTYPGIRGAMTWSVNWDVTNGNGFAGTVGPHLDTLP from the coding sequence ATGAGACGGTCCCGGCTCGCGGCGTTGATAACCACGTCCGCGCTGGTGCTGGCGGGTGCGGCGGTGATGTGGACGGCGGGCCCGGCCGCGGCCGCGGCGAACACCGCCACCTTCACGAAGACGTCGGACTGGGGTTCCGGGTGGGAGGGCCGGGTCACCGTGACGAACGGTGGCACGTCCGCGCTCACCTCGTGGACCGTGGCGTTCGACCTGCCGGCGGGGACGTCGGTCAGCTCGGCCTGGGAGGCGGACGTGAGCGCCTCCGGGACCCGATGGACGTTCCGCAACAAGTCCTACAACGGTACGGTCGCGGGCGGTGCGTCGCTGACGTTCGGCCTGATCGGTGCGGGGCCGGGCAGCCCGTCGAACTGCACGCTCAACGGTGCCGCCTGCGGCGGTGGTGCGGTCACGCCGCCGCCCACGACGACCTCACCCACGCCGCGGCCGACCACCCCCGCACCCACTACGCCACCGCCGACCACGCCGCCGCCCACCACGCCGCCGCCGAACAACGGGGCGCTGCCGAAGCACTTCCTCACCGGGTACTGGCACAACTTCGTCAATCCGGCGGTGGAGCTGCGGCTGCGCGACACACCGGCACAGTACGACCTGGTCGCGGTCTCGTTCGCGGAGGCGACCAGCACGCCGGGCGCGGTCACGTTCGGCGTGGACCCGGAGCTGTCCACCGCGCTCGGCGGTTACTCGGACGCGGACTTCCGCGCTGACGTCCGTACCCTCCAGGCACGGGGTTCGAAGGTCATCCTGTCGGTCGGCGGCGAGGCCGGCCGGGTGGCGGTGTCCGACGCGGCGAGCGCGGCCGCGTTCTCGAACACGATGTTCTCGATCATCCAGAGCTACGGGTTCGACGGCGTCGACATCGACCTGGAGAACGGGCTGAACCCGACCTACATGGCGCAGGCGCTGCGGTCGCTGCACGCCAAGAAGAGCAACCTGATCATCACGATGGCGCCGCAGACGATCGACATGCAGTCGACCGGCGGGTCCTACTTCGCGCTGGCGCTGGCGATCAAGGACATCCTGACGGTCGTGCACACCCAGTTCTACAACTCGGGCGCGATGCTCGGCTGTGACCAGAACGCCGCGTACGCCCAGGGCACGGTCAACTTCATCGTCGCGCTCGCCTGCATCCAGCTGGAGAACGGGCTGCGCCCGGACCAGGTCGCGCTGGGTCTGCCGGCCGGCCCCGGTGCCGCGGGCGGCGGCGTGGTGTCGCCCGGCGTGGTCAACGCGGCGCTGGACTGCCTGGCCCGCGGCACCAACTGCGGCTCGTTCAAGCCGCCGCGCACCTACCCGGGCATTCGCGGCGCGATGACCTGGTCCGTCAACTGGGACGTGACGAACGGCAACGGCTTCGCCGGCACCGTGGGCCCGCACCTGGACACGCTGCCCTGA
- a CDS encoding erythromycin esterase family protein: MGTYAEDVARLALTGREGTDALLDRIGDRRVVMLGEATHGTHEFYRWRSEITKRLITEYGFSFVGVEGDWPDCARIDRSVRCAADAPSDPRAALALFERWPTWMWANDEVADFCRWLRRHNASREPAGRVGFHGLDLYSLWESLREILDYLHRSAPDALDEARAAFRCFEPFGEDPQRYATATRFVPAGCEDEVVALLRRLAGDTTFDAGFDAGFGARQNAEVVAGAEAYYRAMVRGGPDSWNVRDRHMDATLARLLDHRGPDAKAVVWAHNTHVGDARGSDMAAAGEVTIGGLARDRFGAEHVALVGIAGGPGSVIAGRSWGGATEELPVPPGRHGSLEALLTEHAPPEAVLLFPAARPALLTDTVPHRAIGVVYRPERESWGNYVPTVLADRYDHLVWFATTSGVRPMHTLHADVHELEAYPSGV, from the coding sequence ATGGGCACCTACGCGGAGGACGTCGCCCGGCTGGCACTGACCGGCCGCGAGGGCACGGACGCGCTGCTGGACCGGATCGGTGACCGGCGCGTGGTCATGCTCGGCGAGGCGACGCACGGCACGCACGAGTTCTACCGATGGCGGTCGGAGATCACCAAACGCCTGATCACCGAGTACGGATTCAGCTTCGTCGGCGTGGAGGGCGACTGGCCGGACTGCGCGCGCATCGACCGCTCGGTGCGCTGCGCGGCCGACGCGCCCAGCGATCCGCGCGCCGCGCTGGCGCTCTTCGAACGCTGGCCGACCTGGATGTGGGCCAACGACGAGGTCGCCGACTTCTGCCGCTGGCTGCGCCGGCACAACGCGTCCCGGGAGCCGGCCGGCCGGGTCGGCTTCCACGGCCTGGACCTCTACTCGCTGTGGGAGTCGCTGCGCGAGATCCTCGACTACCTGCACCGGTCGGCCCCGGACGCGCTGGACGAGGCGCGGGCCGCGTTCCGCTGCTTCGAGCCGTTCGGCGAGGACCCGCAGCGGTACGCGACGGCGACCCGTTTCGTGCCCGCCGGCTGCGAGGACGAGGTGGTCGCGCTGCTGCGCCGGCTGGCCGGAGACACGACGTTCGACGCGGGGTTCGACGCGGGGTTCGGCGCGCGGCAGAACGCGGAGGTGGTGGCCGGCGCGGAGGCGTACTACCGGGCGATGGTCCGCGGCGGCCCCGACTCGTGGAACGTGCGCGACCGCCACATGGACGCCACGCTGGCCCGCCTCCTCGACCACCGCGGCCCGGACGCGAAGGCCGTGGTCTGGGCGCACAACACGCACGTCGGCGACGCCCGCGGCTCGGACATGGCCGCGGCCGGCGAGGTCACCATCGGCGGGCTGGCCCGCGACCGCTTCGGCGCGGAGCACGTGGCGCTGGTCGGGATCGCGGGCGGTCCCGGCTCGGTGATCGCCGGCCGGTCCTGGGGCGGCGCGACCGAGGAACTGCCGGTCCCGCCCGGCCGCCACGGTTCCCTGGAGGCGCTGCTGACGGAGCACGCCCCGCCCGAGGCGGTGCTGCTCTTCCCGGCCGCGCGCCCGGCGCTGCTGACCGACACCGTCCCGCACCGCGCGATCGGCGTGGTCTACCGCCCGGAGCGGGAGTCCTGGGGCAACTACGTGCCGACCGTGCTGGCCGACCGCTACGACCATCTGGTCTGGTTCGCCACCACCAGCGGGGTGCGCCCGATGCACACGCTGCACGCGGACGTCCACGAGCTGGAGGCCTACCCGTCCGGCGTCTGA
- a CDS encoding TIGR03619 family F420-dependent LLM class oxidoreductase has protein sequence MRFAVSYGSTAYGVDPDHLVRFARHAEELGFEGIYLPEHVALAPGMTFGEYEMPVDLPYADPIVCLTFVAAATSRLLLGTGVLLLPYHHPVTLAKRLATLDLLAKGRLRLLTVGVGAFPQEADATGVSFRTRGRRADEALEVLNLLWTRDEVSYDGEFYRLDRVTSRPHPAGGALPVHVGGSSMAAARRAAKYGAGWFAGGMLGPADRIAQLAAARSSGRPIEYTRWGAISLTPESAAGFARQGVDRLVVSPSGATWAEQRDELSAFADRHGLPG, from the coding sequence ATGAGATTCGCGGTCAGCTATGGTTCGACGGCCTACGGTGTCGACCCCGACCACCTGGTCCGGTTCGCGCGGCACGCGGAGGAGCTCGGGTTCGAGGGCATCTACCTGCCCGAACACGTCGCACTCGCGCCGGGGATGACGTTCGGTGAGTACGAGATGCCGGTCGACCTGCCCTACGCGGACCCGATCGTGTGTCTCACGTTCGTGGCGGCGGCGACGTCACGGCTGTTGCTCGGCACCGGCGTGCTCCTGCTGCCGTACCACCACCCGGTCACGCTCGCGAAGCGGCTCGCCACACTGGATCTGCTCGCCAAGGGCCGGCTGCGGCTGCTGACCGTGGGGGTCGGCGCGTTCCCGCAGGAGGCGGACGCGACCGGCGTCAGCTTCCGGACCCGGGGCCGGCGCGCGGACGAGGCACTCGAGGTGCTGAACCTGCTGTGGACGCGGGACGAGGTGAGCTACGACGGCGAGTTCTACCGGCTCGACCGGGTCACCAGCCGCCCGCACCCGGCCGGCGGCGCGCTGCCGGTGCACGTCGGCGGCTCGTCGATGGCCGCGGCGCGCCGGGCCGCGAAGTACGGCGCGGGCTGGTTCGCCGGCGGCATGCTGGGCCCGGCCGACCGGATCGCGCAGCTGGCGGCCGCCCGTTCGTCCGGGCGGCCGATCGAGTACACGCGCTGGGGTGCGATCTCGCTGACCCCGGAGTCCGCGGCCGGCTTCGCCCGGCAGGGCGTGGACCGCCTGGTGGTCAGCCCGTCCGGCGCCACCTGGGCGGAACAGCGGGACGAACTGTCCGCGTTCGCCGACCGGCACGGGCTACCCGGATGA
- a CDS encoding GNAT family N-acetyltransferase, with protein MTILVRPVQGTDADRVAELLDQLGYPADGAAVASRLDYWGDEPSAAVFVAVADDLVVGVTAVHVSPLLEVDGHYARVVALVVDADARRGGIGRALMAAVEAYASAFRCAFVEVTSGRRPEREAAHRFYRGLGFEDLNDIAYRFRKPLPQ; from the coding sequence ATGACGATCTTGGTGCGGCCGGTGCAGGGCACGGACGCGGACCGGGTGGCGGAGCTGCTCGACCAGCTCGGCTACCCGGCCGACGGCGCCGCGGTGGCGTCCCGGCTGGACTACTGGGGTGACGAGCCGTCCGCCGCCGTGTTCGTGGCCGTCGCCGACGACCTGGTGGTCGGCGTGACCGCGGTGCATGTGAGCCCGCTGCTCGAGGTGGACGGGCACTACGCGCGCGTGGTGGCGCTGGTCGTCGACGCGGACGCGCGGCGCGGCGGGATCGGGCGCGCGCTGATGGCGGCCGTGGAGGCGTACGCGAGCGCGTTCCGGTGCGCGTTCGTGGAGGTGACCAGCGGCCGGCGGCCGGAGCGCGAGGCGGCCCACCGGTTCTACCGCGGCCTGGGCTTCGAGGATCTGAACGACATCGCGTACCGGTTCCGCAAGCCGCTACCGCAGTAG
- a CDS encoding dipeptidase, which yields MSVDVTRVLRESPVVDGHNDLPWQLRVHRGYAVAGLDAGLPALHTDLPRLRAGGVGAQFWSVYVPSSLPEPEALVSTLEQIDAVHRMAAAFPDELVVTATAAATRDAMAAGRIASLIGVEGGHSLASSTAVLRCLARLGVRYVTLTHNHHTPWADSAAHPPVHGGLTDEGRAIVREMQRIGVLVDLAHVAECTMDAALDVATAPVIFSHSSCRALTEHGRNVPDRVLHRLRDNGGVVQVTFVPPFVSAEVLAWERAADAERARRGLPAGVVPWPPAPRAHEEPVFTDRVVADDLADWCAANPRPRATVAQVADHVEHAREVAGVEHVGLGGDFDGTDTLPAGLEDVSTYPRLLAELADRGWTETELAALTGRNVLRVLRDAEEAAEELLR from the coding sequence ATGAGCGTCGACGTCACCCGCGTGCTGCGGGAGTCCCCGGTGGTCGACGGCCACAACGATCTCCCCTGGCAGCTGCGGGTCCATCGCGGGTACGCCGTGGCGGGCCTCGACGCCGGCCTGCCCGCGCTGCACACCGACCTGCCACGGCTGCGCGCCGGTGGCGTGGGTGCCCAGTTCTGGTCCGTCTACGTGCCGTCCAGCCTGCCGGAACCGGAGGCGCTGGTGTCCACGCTGGAGCAGATCGACGCGGTGCACCGGATGGCCGCGGCCTTCCCGGACGAACTGGTGGTCACCGCGACCGCGGCCGCGACCCGGGACGCGATGGCCGCCGGGCGGATCGCCTCGCTGATCGGCGTGGAGGGCGGCCACAGCCTGGCGTCCTCGACCGCGGTGCTGCGCTGCCTGGCCCGGCTCGGCGTCCGGTACGTCACGCTGACCCACAACCACCACACACCCTGGGCGGACAGCGCGGCGCACCCGCCGGTGCACGGCGGGCTGACCGACGAGGGGCGCGCGATCGTCCGTGAGATGCAGCGGATCGGCGTGCTGGTCGACCTCGCGCACGTGGCGGAGTGCACGATGGACGCGGCGCTGGACGTGGCGACCGCCCCGGTGATCTTCAGTCACTCGTCCTGCCGCGCGCTGACCGAGCACGGCCGCAACGTGCCGGACCGGGTGCTGCACCGGCTGCGCGACAACGGCGGCGTGGTGCAGGTGACGTTCGTGCCGCCGTTCGTCTCCGCGGAGGTGCTGGCCTGGGAGCGGGCCGCCGACGCGGAGCGGGCCCGGCGCGGGCTCCCGGCCGGCGTGGTCCCGTGGCCACCGGCGCCGCGCGCGCACGAGGAACCGGTGTTCACCGACCGGGTCGTGGCCGACGACCTCGCCGACTGGTGCGCGGCCAACCCGCGTCCCCGCGCCACCGTCGCGCAGGTCGCCGACCACGTCGAACACGCGCGTGAGGTCGCCGGCGTCGAGCACGTCGGGCTCGGCGGCGACTTCGACGGCACCGACACGCTGCCGGCCGGGCTGGAGGACGTCTCCACGTACCCTCGGCTGCTGGCGGAGCTCGCCGACCGTGGCTGGACGGAGACCGAGCTGGCCGCGCTCACCGGCCGTAACGTGCTGCGCGTGCTGCGGGACGCCGAGGAGGCCGCGGAGGAGCTACTGCGGTAG
- a CDS encoding N-formylglutamate amidohydrolase codes for MISGDVPTAVFDLLEGAPDSPVVLHVPHGSRTLTAEARRGLRLDEARLTRELDLLTDAHTREIARQAAALARKTPWTFANAFSRLVVDPERFPDDTEEMARVGMAAVYTRTAHGEVLRDDDPARDARLLDTHYRPYADGMTALVDRRLAALGRVVVLDVHSYQSRPLPYELHADGPRPEICLGVDDFHTPPWLLAAARETLPNTEINTPFAGTYVPLRHYRKEPAVSALMVEIRRDTYMTEPGGPPHDGLREIAARLAALVDAVRA; via the coding sequence GTGATCTCCGGCGACGTACCCACGGCGGTTTTCGATCTTCTGGAGGGCGCTCCGGACTCGCCGGTCGTGCTGCACGTGCCGCACGGTTCCCGCACGCTCACCGCCGAGGCCCGCCGCGGTCTGCGACTCGACGAGGCCCGGCTGACCCGGGAACTGGATCTTCTCACGGACGCGCACACCCGCGAGATCGCCCGGCAGGCGGCGGCGCTGGCGCGAAAGACCCCGTGGACGTTCGCGAACGCCTTCTCCCGCCTGGTCGTCGACCCGGAGCGCTTCCCGGACGACACCGAGGAGATGGCCCGGGTCGGGATGGCCGCGGTCTACACCCGCACCGCGCACGGCGAGGTGCTGCGCGACGACGACCCGGCGCGCGACGCGCGGCTGCTCGACACCCACTACCGGCCGTACGCGGACGGCATGACCGCGCTGGTCGACCGGCGCCTGGCCGCGCTCGGCCGGGTCGTCGTCCTGGACGTGCACTCGTACCAGTCCCGTCCGCTCCCCTACGAGTTGCACGCGGACGGCCCGCGGCCGGAGATCTGCCTCGGCGTCGACGACTTCCACACCCCGCCCTGGCTGCTCGCCGCCGCCCGGGAGACGCTGCCCAACACCGAGATCAACACCCCGTTCGCCGGTACGTACGTGCCGCTGCGGCACTACCGGAAGGAGCCCGCCGTGAGCGCGCTGATGGTCGAGATCCGCCGCGACACGTACATGACCGAGCCGGGCGGGCCACCGCACGACGGGCTGCGGGAGATCGCCGCGCGGCTCGCCGCACTGGTGGACGCGGTGCGGGCATGA
- a CDS encoding Clp protease N-terminal domain-containing protein: MTSPAIDLTDRVKRVLGLAHAEATASRSGVIAPIHLILGVLGARGPGAQLLRDLAGGKAVVAGAIRPLLLTGRDPSPANLPFTPTAEVALRHALDDARRTGDPRTGTEHLLLGLLHAIADPVTATPADTVLSRALAVVGVDHPAALRLARSRRA; encoded by the coding sequence ATGACCTCGCCCGCCATCGATCTGACCGATCGGGTCAAGCGCGTCCTCGGCCTGGCCCACGCCGAGGCCACCGCGAGCCGCAGCGGCGTCATCGCGCCGATCCACCTGATCCTCGGCGTGCTGGGCGCCCGCGGCCCCGGCGCGCAGCTGCTCCGCGACCTGGCCGGCGGCAAGGCCGTGGTCGCCGGCGCGATCCGCCCGCTGCTGCTGACCGGGCGCGACCCGTCCCCGGCCAACCTGCCGTTCACCCCGACCGCCGAGGTCGCGCTGAGGCACGCGCTGGACGACGCCCGCCGCACCGGCGACCCGCGCACCGGCACCGAGCACCTGCTCCTGGGCCTGCTGCACGCGATCGCCGACCCGGTGACCGCGACGCCGGCCGACACGGTGCTGTCCCGGGCGCTGGCCGTGGTCGGCGTCGACCACCCGGCGGCGCTGCGCCTGGCCCGGTCACGCCGGGCATAG
- a CDS encoding 2'-5' RNA ligase family protein produces MEKFMSGSRIWPDEQTRLHFYLLPSLDLNGELDALIQDYRDVLDEFPFLTLVQDEWLHITLHMVTGVAAEEVGDRQRRGLIRTVGTYLEGLGPMTLTAGPALATRNAVVLDVDGDLPGEPFHEVYTRIRAAVEDTIGLEAVEFDAMPPHLTLGYANGSGDSGRVQSLVRRKVRPSRAPFTVDEIHLVEVEQDAMRTEYRWDPIATFPLLG; encoded by the coding sequence GTGGAGAAGTTCATGTCCGGGAGCCGGATCTGGCCGGACGAGCAGACGCGCCTGCACTTCTACCTGCTCCCGTCGCTCGACCTGAACGGTGAGCTCGACGCGCTGATCCAGGACTACCGGGACGTGCTCGACGAGTTCCCCTTCCTGACGCTGGTGCAGGACGAGTGGCTGCACATCACGCTGCACATGGTGACCGGTGTGGCGGCCGAGGAGGTCGGTGACCGGCAGCGGCGCGGACTGATCCGCACGGTCGGCACCTATCTCGAGGGTCTCGGGCCGATGACGCTCACCGCCGGCCCGGCGCTGGCCACCCGGAACGCGGTGGTGCTGGACGTCGACGGCGATCTGCCGGGCGAGCCGTTCCACGAGGTCTACACGCGGATCCGGGCCGCGGTGGAGGACACGATCGGCCTGGAGGCGGTCGAGTTCGACGCGATGCCGCCGCACCTGACGCTGGGTTACGCGAACGGCAGCGGCGACTCCGGCCGGGTGCAGAGCCTGGTGCGGCGCAAGGTGCGGCCGAGCCGGGCCCCGTTCACCGTGGACGAGATCCACCTGGTGGAGGTCGAGCAGGACGCGATGCGCACCGAGTACCGCTGGGATCCGATCGCGACGTTCCCGCTGCTCGGTTAG
- a CDS encoding GlxA family transcriptional regulator, with product MTGVVFLLVPGVHLLDLAGPAQVFDTAGYRLHFVAEREDVRSAQGLPVRASLDWPDDAGLVVVPGWRASPTLAGTGPLSVATLDRLRAHHDAGGTVASVCAGADALGRAGLLDGRRCTTHHELQDELARRHPRAIVVRDVLFTVDGRVVTSAGIASGIDLSLHLVAAAHGPAVAARVARAMVVYARRNGDEQQASAMLRHRAHLSDAVHRTQDLIDARFTEPLPLATLAAAAGVAERTLTRLFRAATGLTPLRYQQQLRLERAEHLIAHGATVESAAHAAGFTDPRMLRRLRSRPT from the coding sequence GTGACCGGCGTCGTCTTCCTGCTCGTGCCCGGCGTGCACCTGCTCGACCTGGCCGGCCCGGCCCAGGTCTTCGACACCGCCGGTTACCGGCTGCACTTCGTGGCCGAGCGGGAGGACGTCCGGTCCGCGCAGGGGCTGCCGGTCCGCGCCTCGCTCGACTGGCCGGACGACGCCGGCCTGGTCGTGGTGCCCGGCTGGCGGGCGTCCCCGACGCTGGCCGGCACCGGGCCGCTGTCGGTGGCCACGCTGGACCGGCTGCGCGCCCACCACGACGCCGGCGGCACCGTGGCCAGCGTCTGCGCCGGGGCGGACGCGCTCGGCCGGGCCGGCCTGCTCGACGGCCGCCGCTGCACCACCCACCACGAGCTGCAGGACGAGCTCGCCCGCCGCCATCCGCGCGCGATCGTGGTGCGCGACGTGCTCTTCACGGTCGACGGCCGGGTCGTCACGTCCGCCGGCATCGCCAGCGGCATCGACCTGTCCCTGCACCTGGTCGCGGCCGCGCACGGCCCGGCCGTCGCGGCCCGGGTGGCGCGCGCGATGGTCGTCTACGCCCGCCGTAACGGCGACGAACAGCAGGCCAGTGCCATGCTCCGGCACCGCGCCCACCTCAGCGACGCCGTGCACCGCACCCAGGACCTGATCGACGCCCGCTTCACCGAGCCGCTGCCGCTGGCCACGCTGGCCGCCGCGGCCGGCGTCGCCGAGCGCACGCTGACCCGCCTCTTCCGGGCCGCCACCGGCCTGACCCCGCTCCGCTACCAGCAGCAGCTGCGCCTGGAGCGCGCGGAGCACCTGATCGCCCACGGCGCCACCGTCGAGTCCGCGGCCCACGCCGCCGGCTTCACCGACCCCCGCATGCTGCGCCGGCTCAGGTCCAGGCCCACGTGA
- a CDS encoding cysteine hydrolase family protein → MTQALIVVDVQESFRQGPRWASVSVPDVADRVSRLVGAARDRGDTVIWVLHAEPGTGGPFDPASGLVRMMDGLEPRPGEPVLTKTTRNAFTSTELQRLLTVAGIRELTVCGIQTEQCCETTTRVAADLGYDVVFVTEATATFPIPHRSAADRPWDEILADPRTLGTAAIVERTEYALAGRFATIRTVAEVVGR, encoded by the coding sequence ATGACACAAGCGCTTATCGTCGTCGACGTGCAGGAGTCGTTCCGTCAGGGCCCGCGCTGGGCGTCCGTCTCGGTCCCGGACGTCGCCGACCGGGTGAGCCGGCTGGTCGGTGCGGCGCGCGACCGCGGCGACACGGTGATCTGGGTGCTGCACGCCGAGCCCGGCACCGGCGGCCCGTTCGATCCCGCGTCCGGCCTGGTCCGGATGATGGACGGCCTGGAGCCGCGGCCCGGCGAGCCGGTGCTGACGAAGACCACCCGGAACGCGTTCACCAGCACCGAGCTGCAGCGGCTGCTGACCGTGGCCGGGATCCGCGAGCTGACCGTCTGCGGCATCCAGACCGAGCAGTGCTGCGAGACCACCACCCGGGTCGCCGCCGACCTCGGGTACGACGTCGTGTTCGTGACCGAGGCGACCGCGACGTTCCCGATCCCGCACCGTTCGGCCGCCGACCGCCCGTGGGACGAGATCCTGGCCGACCCGCGCACGCTGGGCACCGCCGCGATCGTCGAACGCACCGAGTACGCGCTGGCCGGGCGGTTCGCGACCATCCGTACCGTGGCGGAGGTCGTGGGCCGGTGA
- the gndA gene encoding NADP-dependent phosphogluconate dehydrogenase produces MTELAQIGVTGLAVMGRNLARNLARHGHVVAVHNRSENRTKELIEEFGHEGAFLPAQTAAEFVGAIARPRKIIVMVTAGDPTDRVIDELTPLLDPGDMIVDGGNANFADTIRREEALREKGLHFVGAGISGGEEGALHGPSIMPGGSTEAYAEIGPVLEGIAARVDGRPCCTHVGPDGAGHFVKTVHNGIEYADMQLIAEAYDLLRKATNLVPDDIAEVFAGWNEGRLASYLVEITAEVLGQVDADTGRPFVDVVADRAEQKGTGRWTVQTALDLGTPVPGIAEAVFARTLSGQSELRAAARELPGPPPGAREASRALVEDIEKALYASKIVAYAQGFHQIATASAEFGWKIDMGAMARIWRGGCIIRARFLDRIWSAYNANPDLPTLLTDEYFREALADAQKAWRRVVSTATWLGIPVPGFSSALAYYDGLRAQRLPAALIQGQRDYFGAHGYRRVDRAGTYHTAWSGDRGESPS; encoded by the coding sequence ATGACGGAGCTGGCACAGATCGGTGTCACCGGTCTGGCGGTCATGGGCCGCAACCTCGCCCGTAACCTCGCCCGGCACGGCCACGTGGTCGCGGTGCACAACCGGTCGGAGAACCGCACCAAGGAGCTGATCGAGGAGTTCGGGCACGAGGGCGCGTTCCTGCCCGCGCAGACCGCCGCCGAGTTCGTCGGCGCGATCGCGCGGCCCCGGAAGATCATCGTGATGGTCACGGCCGGCGATCCGACGGACCGGGTGATCGACGAGCTCACCCCGCTGCTCGACCCCGGCGACATGATCGTCGACGGCGGCAACGCGAACTTCGCGGACACCATCCGGCGCGAGGAGGCGCTGCGCGAGAAGGGCCTGCACTTCGTGGGCGCGGGCATCTCCGGCGGCGAGGAGGGCGCGCTGCACGGGCCGAGCATCATGCCGGGCGGCTCCACCGAGGCGTACGCGGAGATCGGCCCGGTCCTGGAGGGCATCGCGGCGCGGGTGGACGGCCGGCCCTGCTGCACGCACGTGGGCCCGGACGGCGCCGGGCACTTCGTCAAGACCGTGCACAACGGCATCGAGTACGCGGACATGCAGCTCATCGCGGAGGCGTACGACCTGCTGCGCAAGGCCACGAACCTGGTGCCGGACGACATCGCCGAGGTCTTCGCCGGCTGGAACGAGGGCCGGCTCGCCTCCTACCTGGTCGAGATCACCGCGGAGGTGCTGGGCCAGGTCGACGCGGACACCGGCCGCCCGTTCGTGGACGTGGTGGCCGACCGCGCGGAGCAGAAGGGCACCGGCCGCTGGACCGTGCAGACCGCGCTGGACCTGGGCACGCCGGTCCCGGGCATCGCGGAGGCGGTCTTCGCCCGCACGCTGTCCGGCCAGTCCGAGCTCCGGGCCGCCGCCCGGGAGCTGCCCGGCCCGCCGCCCGGCGCCCGGGAGGCGTCCCGCGCGCTGGTCGAGGACATCGAGAAGGCGCTCTACGCCTCCAAGATCGTCGCGTACGCGCAGGGCTTCCACCAGATCGCGACCGCGTCCGCCGAGTTCGGCTGGAAGATCGACATGGGCGCGATGGCCCGGATCTGGCGGGGTGGCTGCATCATCCGGGCCCGGTTCCTGGACCGGATCTGGTCCGCCTACAACGCGAACCCGGACCTGCCGACGCTGCTCACGGACGAGTACTTCCGCGAGGCGCTGGCCGACGCGCAGAAGGCCTGGCGGCGCGTGGTGTCCACCGCGACCTGGCTGGGCATCCCGGTGCCGGGCTTCAGCTCCGCGCTCGCCTACTACGACGGGCTGCGGGCGCAGCGGCTGCCGGCCGCGCTGATCCAGGGGCAGCGCGACTACTTCGGGGCGCACGGGTACCGCCGGGTCGACCGGGCCGGCACCTACCACACCGCGTGGTCCGGCGACCGCGGCGAGTCGCCCAGCTGA